Proteins encoded by one window of Enterococcus saccharolyticus subsp. saccharolyticus:
- the groES gene encoding co-chaperone GroES — protein sequence MLKPLGDRVLIEVAKEEEKTVGGLVLASAAKERPQTGTVIAVGEGRVLDNGELAAVPVQVGDTVLFEKYAGSEVKYDGKEYLIFSAKDIVAIVE from the coding sequence GTGTTAAAACCATTAGGTGATCGTGTATTGATCGAAGTCGCAAAAGAAGAAGAAAAAACTGTCGGAGGACTTGTTTTAGCATCTGCAGCCAAAGAGAGACCGCAAACAGGAACGGTTATCGCTGTCGGTGAAGGTCGCGTCTTAGATAATGGTGAACTAGCAGCTGTACCAGTCCAAGTTGGTGACACTGTATTATTTGAAAAATATGCTGGTTCAGAAGTAAAATACGACGGTAAAGAATATCTGATTTTTTCAGCAAAAGATATCGTCGCAATTGTAGAATAA
- a CDS encoding CPBP family intramembrane glutamic endopeptidase has protein sequence MSIKKYSLLTIFCYAAAFLTPAFLPISIQVLATTILYLLGAIILIGLYVKQTEYLSFEKRDVNWLKIIGFGFGGIFAAIFLQNIVLQAEQLFGQELTSENTQNIIKVVLQQPLFAIAVMIGGPIMEEFVFRRAITGFLEKYINVWFAISISAFLFALIHQDGHLLLYFSLGFFFSFLYYHTGKIWTSVLAHVGMNTLVVVVNVIVHSMGISI, from the coding sequence ATGTCTATCAAAAAATATAGTCTCTTAACCATTTTCTGTTATGCCGCTGCTTTCTTAACACCTGCTTTTTTACCTATATCTATCCAAGTGTTAGCAACCACCATTTTATATCTTTTAGGTGCGATCATCTTAATCGGCTTATATGTGAAGCAAACAGAATACTTATCGTTTGAAAAAAGAGACGTCAATTGGCTGAAAATTATCGGCTTTGGTTTTGGTGGTATCTTCGCTGCTATTTTCTTACAAAATATTGTCTTGCAAGCGGAACAATTATTTGGCCAAGAGCTTACTTCTGAAAATACGCAAAATATTATTAAAGTAGTTTTACAACAACCACTATTTGCGATTGCTGTCATGATAGGTGGTCCTATCATGGAAGAGTTCGTTTTCCGTCGTGCGATTACTGGTTTTTTAGAAAAATATATCAATGTGTGGTTCGCAATTAGTATCAGTGCCTTTTTATTTGCGCTTATTCACCAAGACGGTCATTTATTGTTGTATTTTTCTTTGGGCTTTTTCTTTAGTTTCCTTTATTATCACACTGGAAAAATTTGGACTTCTGTCCTCGCTCATGTTGGTATGAATACGCTTGTTGTAGTTGTCAATGTGATTGTCCATTCAATGGGCATTTCCATTTAA
- a CDS encoding 6-phospho-beta-glucosidase, protein MLRKDFLWGGAVAAHQLEGGWQEGGKGVSVADVMTVGAHGVPRRITDGVIEGENYPNHEAIQFYHHYKEDVKLFAELGLKCFRTSIAWTRIFPKGDETEPNEAGLQFYDDLFDECLKHGIEPVITLSHFEMPYHLVTEYGGFRNRKVVDFFARFAEVCFTRYKDKVKYWMTFNEINNQANYVEDFAPFTNSGLKYVEGEDREQIMYQAAHYELVASAKAVAIGHAINPDFQIGCMIAMVPIYPYSCAPKDMMAATVAMQRRYWFTDVHCNGEYPSYIDAYFERKGYQLDRTEEDFDVLKKGTVDYIGFSYYMSFAIKDNGKAPAFDYDEAHDLVRNPNVDASDWGWQIDPMGLRYAMNWFNDRYERPLFIVENGFGAIDEIDPETNRVEDDYRIDYLKAHIEAMKEAVEYDGIDLMGYTPWGFIDLVSAGTGEMKKRYGFIYVDKDNKGKGTLARSKKKSFDWYQQVIATNGEEL, encoded by the coding sequence ATGTTAAGAAAAGATTTCTTATGGGGCGGCGCAGTTGCTGCACATCAATTAGAAGGCGGTTGGCAAGAAGGCGGAAAAGGAGTCAGTGTCGCTGATGTTATGACAGTAGGTGCCCATGGTGTTCCTCGTCGTATTACAGATGGAGTTATCGAAGGAGAAAACTATCCAAATCATGAAGCGATTCAGTTTTATCATCATTATAAAGAAGATGTAAAATTGTTTGCGGAACTAGGCTTAAAATGCTTCCGTACATCGATTGCTTGGACACGTATTTTTCCAAAAGGAGATGAAACAGAACCAAACGAAGCTGGATTACAATTTTATGATGATTTATTTGATGAGTGTCTAAAGCACGGTATTGAACCCGTGATTACCTTATCTCATTTTGAAATGCCGTATCATTTAGTTACGGAGTACGGTGGTTTCCGTAATCGTAAAGTGGTTGATTTCTTTGCTCGTTTTGCAGAAGTTTGTTTTACTCGTTACAAAGACAAAGTGAAATACTGGATGACATTTAATGAAATTAATAACCAAGCAAATTACGTAGAAGATTTTGCACCATTTACCAATTCTGGTTTGAAATACGTTGAAGGAGAAGACCGTGAACAGATTATGTACCAAGCAGCGCATTATGAGCTTGTTGCTAGTGCAAAAGCTGTTGCAATTGGACATGCAATTAATCCTGATTTTCAAATTGGTTGTATGATTGCGATGGTTCCAATTTATCCATATTCTTGTGCGCCAAAAGATATGATGGCAGCAACAGTTGCCATGCAACGTCGTTATTGGTTTACAGATGTTCATTGTAATGGAGAATATCCAAGTTATATCGATGCGTACTTTGAACGTAAAGGCTATCAATTAGATCGTACAGAAGAAGATTTTGATGTGCTGAAAAAAGGAACCGTTGACTATATTGGTTTTAGTTATTACATGTCATTTGCAATTAAAGACAATGGCAAAGCACCAGCCTTTGATTATGATGAAGCACATGACCTAGTGCGTAATCCAAATGTTGATGCGTCTGATTGGGGGTGGCAAATTGACCCAATGGGCTTGCGTTATGCAATGAACTGGTTTAATGATCGTTATGAGCGTCCATTATTTATTGTCGAAAATGGCTTTGGAGCGATTGATGAAATTGATCCTGAAACCAATCGTGTCGAAGATGATTATCGTATTGATTATTTAAAAGCGCACATTGAAGCAATGAAAGAAGCCGTTGAATATGATGGCATTGATTTAATGGGTTATACGCCATGGGGCTTTATCGATTTGGTTTCTGCTGGAACAGGCGAAATGAAAAAACGCTACGGCTTTATCTATGTTGATAAAGACAATAAAGGCAAAGGAACGTTGGCACGTAGCAAGAAAAAGTCATTTGATTGGTATCAACAAGTGATCGCAACCAATGGCGAAGAATTATAA
- a CDS encoding PTS sugar transporter subunit IIC: MNDFMNEKVLPPILKFVNTKAITALRNGMLYTMPFTIVGSIFLLLSSFPVQTVADWVKDSGLGVYFDQAYGASFAIMSIFAVMGIAYSYVKNEGFEGLPAGMIGLVVYLLTMRSTVTDAESGITIGNVIDKSWTSGQGMSSAILVGLFVGWGYSWFLKRDIRIKLPEQVPANVANSFTALIPASVLITVAMIVYAIFDIVMKTTVVEWIYDVIQSPMQGVTDSLGGALLLGFSTPFLWFFGEHGSTIVGGIMGPILQANSLANSDILNSGKELTLANGGHIVTQQFYDQFINVTGAGMTIGLVMFMAVLARSAQYRQLGRLSLAPAFFGINEPIVFATPIVMNPIMVIPFILTLVVSSMITYFALYTGLVPLFTAIQVPWTTPPVISGFLISGWQAALLQLIVLTIGFFIYFPFVRKMDQINVAQEQGEAI, from the coding sequence ATGAATGATTTTATGAATGAAAAAGTATTGCCACCGATTTTAAAATTCGTGAATACGAAAGCGATTACAGCGTTAAGGAACGGAATGTTATACACAATGCCATTTACGATTGTGGGTTCGATTTTCTTATTGCTTTCCAGTTTTCCCGTTCAGACTGTTGCTGATTGGGTAAAAGATTCGGGACTAGGTGTTTATTTTGACCAAGCATACGGTGCATCATTTGCAATTATGTCAATCTTTGCGGTTATGGGTATCGCGTATTCGTATGTGAAAAATGAAGGTTTTGAAGGCTTACCTGCTGGGATGATTGGGTTAGTTGTCTATTTGTTAACGATGCGTTCCACAGTAACGGATGCGGAATCAGGAATTACAATCGGCAATGTCATTGATAAAAGTTGGACTAGTGGACAAGGAATGAGTAGTGCCATTTTAGTAGGATTATTCGTTGGTTGGGGATATTCATGGTTCTTAAAACGAGATATTCGGATTAAATTACCCGAACAAGTACCTGCCAATGTTGCAAATTCCTTTACAGCACTTATTCCAGCATCGGTGTTAATTACAGTAGCGATGATTGTTTATGCTATTTTTGATATTGTGATGAAAACGACCGTTGTTGAATGGATTTATGATGTGATTCAAAGTCCAATGCAAGGTGTAACAGACTCTCTGGGCGGCGCATTATTACTTGGTTTTTCAACTCCGTTTCTTTGGTTTTTTGGTGAGCATGGTTCGACAATTGTTGGTGGGATTATGGGCCCAATTTTACAAGCCAATTCTTTGGCAAATTCCGATATTTTAAATTCAGGCAAAGAATTAACTTTAGCCAATGGTGGACACATTGTCACACAGCAATTTTATGATCAATTCATTAATGTTACAGGTGCAGGCATGACGATTGGTTTAGTGATGTTTATGGCAGTATTGGCACGTTCTGCGCAATACCGACAATTGGGACGGTTATCGTTAGCACCAGCCTTTTTTGGTATTAACGAACCTATTGTGTTTGCTACACCGATTGTTATGAATCCGATTATGGTCATTCCATTTATTTTAACACTAGTTGTTTCTAGTATGATTACTTACTTTGCTTTGTACACTGGATTAGTACCACTATTTACTGCCATTCAAGTGCCATGGACAACACCACCTGTTATTTCTGGTTTTTTAATTAGTGGATGGCAAGCAGCATTATTACAATTAATTGTTTTAACAATTGGTTTCTTTATCTATTTCCCATTTGTCAGAAAAATGGATCAAATTAATGTAGCACAAGAACAAGGGGAAGCAATTTAA
- a CDS encoding PTS lactose/cellobiose transporter subunit IIA — protein sequence MEEKNLEAIMGLIMYGGNAKSDAMEAIAAAKSGNLALANQKMIDAEASLVEAHHAQTGLLTQEAQGNQMTVTLLTVHSQDHLMTAIAFKDLAKEIIDLYRYIYENKE from the coding sequence ATGGAAGAAAAAAATTTAGAAGCAATCATGGGATTGATCATGTATGGCGGGAATGCTAAGAGTGATGCGATGGAAGCTATCGCAGCTGCAAAGTCAGGAAATTTGGCATTAGCCAATCAAAAAATGATAGATGCTGAAGCGTCGTTGGTGGAAGCTCATCATGCTCAAACAGGCTTGTTGACTCAAGAAGCACAAGGAAATCAGATGACCGTGACATTATTAACTGTTCATTCTCAAGATCATCTGATGACAGCAATTGCTTTTAAAGATTTAGCAAAAGAAATTATTGATTTATATCGTTATATCTACGAAAATAAGGAATAA
- a CDS encoding MurR/RpiR family transcriptional regulator: protein MFDNEKVKTLNDLEMLVYDYVLKHMESVLTMPIRELSAACHVSTSTIFRMCHKLNLAGFSELKYAIKQKIAADTPFHLDHFYHETSQIDNFLKQVNQESYRKTLDVAIDMIIKANHIIFTGIGTSGILGTYGSRYFMNFGLNCYSLTDAFAPVSPRLQEQTLVIVLSVSGETPEVLDKVKEFKRYGAAILSITNDEHSTIARFSDYNLSYYMPEIIYGRSESLNITTQVPVITLLEVLAQQASHKIYLTNQTDSAHV, encoded by the coding sequence ATGTTTGATAATGAGAAAGTAAAAACATTAAATGATTTAGAAATGCTTGTGTATGACTATGTTTTAAAACATATGGAATCTGTGCTCACGATGCCAATTCGAGAATTGTCTGCGGCATGTCATGTCTCAACGTCAACAATTTTTCGAATGTGTCATAAATTAAATTTAGCAGGTTTTTCAGAATTAAAATATGCGATTAAGCAAAAAATCGCAGCAGATACACCGTTTCATCTCGATCATTTTTACCATGAAACTTCTCAAATTGATAATTTTTTAAAACAAGTCAATCAAGAAAGTTATCGAAAAACATTGGATGTCGCTATTGATATGATTATCAAAGCTAACCATATTATTTTTACAGGAATTGGAACGAGTGGTATTTTAGGCACTTATGGCAGTCGTTATTTCATGAATTTTGGATTAAATTGTTATAGTCTAACCGATGCATTTGCGCCTGTTTCACCACGCTTGCAAGAGCAGACGTTGGTTATTGTGTTATCTGTGTCCGGAGAAACGCCAGAAGTTCTGGACAAAGTGAAAGAATTCAAACGATATGGTGCCGCGATTTTGAGTATTACCAATGATGAACATTCAACGATTGCGCGTTTTTCTGATTATAATTTGTCCTATTATATGCCGGAAATCATTTACGGAAGAAGTGAAAGTCTAAATATTACCACGCAAGTACCGGTGATTACATTGCTAGAAGTCTTAGCGCAACAAGCCAGTCATAAAATTTATCTGACAAATCAAACAGATTCTGCTCATGTGTAG
- a CDS encoding MBL fold metallo-hydrolase, which translates to MEKQNAFQISILASGSSGNSLFIETEKKKILVDAGLSGKKITSLLGEVGRKPEELDAILVTHEHRDHIHGVGVLARKYKLDVYANEKTWQAMSPLIGNVAVEQQHIFEMGKILTFGDMDIESFGVSHDAAAPQFYRFYKDGKSFVILTDTGYCSDYLRGTIRGADAYLMESNHDLEMLRMGAYPWNLKQRILGDRGHLSNEDGALVMTDILTDNTKRIYLGHLSRENNLKELAHMTMENVLYEHDLGVRETVHVYDTDPDKATELFVI; encoded by the coding sequence ATGGAGAAACAAAACGCATTTCAAATTAGCATCTTAGCAAGTGGAAGTTCAGGAAACTCGTTGTTTATTGAAACCGAGAAGAAAAAAATCTTGGTAGATGCTGGTCTAAGCGGAAAAAAAATTACTTCATTGTTAGGTGAAGTCGGGCGGAAACCAGAAGAGCTAGATGCTATTTTAGTTACGCACGAACATCGCGATCATATTCACGGTGTGGGCGTTCTTGCGAGGAAGTACAAATTAGATGTGTATGCCAATGAGAAAACGTGGCAAGCAATGTCACCGTTAATCGGTAATGTCGCTGTAGAACAGCAACACATTTTTGAAATGGGTAAAATTTTAACCTTTGGTGATATGGATATCGAAAGTTTCGGTGTCTCGCATGATGCCGCTGCCCCACAATTTTACCGTTTTTATAAAGATGGCAAGTCGTTTGTTATCTTGACGGATACAGGATATTGTAGCGATTATTTGCGTGGAACGATTCGTGGTGCAGATGCGTATTTAATGGAAAGCAATCATGATTTAGAAATGTTGCGTATGGGTGCCTATCCATGGAATTTAAAACAGCGTATTTTAGGTGATCGAGGTCATTTATCAAACGAAGATGGCGCCTTGGTCATGACCGATATTTTAACGGATAATACGAAACGAATTTACTTAGGACATCTTAGTCGTGAGAATAATTTAAAAGAATTAGCCCATATGACGATGGAAAATGTCTTGTATGAACACGATTTAGGGGTTCGTGAAACGGTTCATGTGTACGATACAGATCCAGATAAAGCAACCGAATTATTTGTCATTTAA
- a CDS encoding two-component system regulatory protein YycI: MDFKRIEWIFFLAFLGVNIFLISIYREARSEQNIVSRSNQKIPIEQRLASENIKSEGKFSKEKILGYYLSAEPTNMDEQMEKERANGTDSELVNGQTTMDGAVLNHVVNDGAYLRNNGRMTDMLQNYFERTNNLMFQKEYTYIPEWDRLDGDYIELFAAQTYEGIPINDTSSRLGITVRKEDDLLTVVSYTQTHVDHLTPLREAMTLYSEEDAVNTLYINNKIPSNATLKWQQLAYTLTLKVRGKNVYVPAWFVAIETPDETVQIERVNALTNRIITNTTVRTVENT, encoded by the coding sequence ATGGATTTTAAACGAATCGAATGGATTTTTTTCTTAGCTTTTCTTGGGGTAAATATCTTTCTCATCAGTATTTATCGAGAAGCGCGCTCGGAGCAGAACATTGTGTCTCGTTCCAATCAAAAAATTCCGATTGAACAACGTTTAGCATCTGAAAATATTAAGTCGGAAGGAAAGTTTTCCAAAGAAAAAATACTTGGCTACTATTTAAGTGCCGAACCCACCAATATGGATGAACAAATGGAAAAAGAACGGGCAAATGGAACCGATTCGGAGTTGGTAAATGGTCAAACAACAATGGACGGTGCTGTTTTAAATCATGTGGTCAATGATGGGGCTTATTTACGGAATAATGGTCGTATGACTGATATGTTACAAAATTACTTTGAACGAACCAATAATTTGATGTTTCAAAAAGAATATACGTATATTCCAGAATGGGATCGTTTAGACGGTGATTATATAGAATTATTTGCGGCCCAAACCTATGAAGGTATTCCTATTAATGATACATCCAGTCGTTTAGGAATTACGGTTCGTAAAGAAGACGATTTATTGACAGTAGTGAGTTATACCCAAACGCATGTCGATCATTTAACACCATTGCGTGAAGCGATGACCTTATATTCGGAAGAAGATGCGGTGAATACGTTATACATCAATAATAAAATTCCTAGCAATGCCACATTAAAATGGCAACAACTCGCGTACACCTTAACTTTAAAAGTACGTGGGAAAAATGTCTATGTGCCGGCTTGGTTTGTTGCGATTGAAACACCTGATGAAACGGTTCAAATTGAACGAGTGAACGCTTTAACGAATCGAATTATTACAAATACAACCGTGCGCACAGTGGAAAATACGTAA
- a CDS encoding YycH family regulatory protein has product MKITERMVRFALCMMIALSFYLSYLIWWSPATKTTLVNEVESESQAELNVKEASEIFLPLRLTRIEKETIAETNTESLIKKFQTNIADAQFETAYSKTYDSVDDFIAQTQLDEGVELVYAAAFPIQSYLDTFHVTIPMPDEMKAETGFLRIQIDFNKEKIRFLNRNKLTVLEANVVTGMNEFKHTIKNNAAVWIDVFRDPQYSLYQYYTNEPITLKMYSYISSTRPYTVFRDSFFSNPKNVRSNDGTANLNFYDGTESMTIQQEQQQIDFRSVIRTDSQFDSYAKSYDYIRGLGTNYGSLRLFDQTKNTSDYRIFVEGFPVFSDKAEGKMTVRFSENGQVNQKNIEIKANLNTIQVPIPSDREVTLPASYDVVQNLYAHGAQYDKLEMILIGYGWKNIQDTGVVDLEPNWYIQYDNTWYSYAQLLTHLAESGEKNGF; this is encoded by the coding sequence ATGAAAATCACAGAAAGAATGGTCCGATTTGCCTTATGTATGATGATTGCGTTGAGTTTTTACCTGTCGTACCTTATCTGGTGGAGCCCAGCAACAAAGACCACCTTAGTCAATGAAGTCGAGAGTGAGTCACAAGCTGAATTGAACGTCAAAGAAGCTTCGGAGATTTTTTTACCTTTGCGTTTGACGCGAATTGAAAAAGAAACGATTGCTGAAACGAATACCGAAAGTCTGATTAAAAAATTCCAAACCAATATTGCTGATGCCCAGTTTGAAACAGCGTATAGTAAAACTTACGACTCTGTAGATGATTTTATCGCCCAAACGCAACTAGATGAAGGCGTCGAATTGGTTTATGCAGCCGCTTTTCCGATTCAATCGTATTTGGATACCTTTCATGTAACGATTCCAATGCCAGATGAAATGAAAGCAGAAACAGGTTTTTTACGGATTCAAATTGATTTTAATAAAGAAAAAATTCGTTTTTTAAATCGTAATAAATTGACTGTTTTAGAAGCAAATGTGGTCACTGGTATGAATGAATTTAAGCATACCATTAAAAATAATGCTGCAGTGTGGATCGATGTTTTTCGTGATCCGCAATATAGTTTGTATCAATACTATACAAATGAACCAATCACTTTAAAGATGTATAGTTACATTTCTTCGACACGTCCGTATACGGTTTTTCGGGATTCTTTTTTCAGTAATCCCAAAAACGTTCGCAGCAATGATGGCACCGCAAATCTAAATTTTTATGATGGCACCGAGTCAATGACTATTCAGCAAGAACAGCAACAAATTGATTTTCGGAGTGTCATTCGTACCGATAGTCAATTTGACAGCTATGCAAAAAGTTATGACTATATTCGAGGCTTAGGGACCAATTATGGTTCGTTGCGATTATTCGACCAAACGAAAAATACCTCTGATTACCGTATTTTTGTCGAAGGCTTTCCTGTATTTAGTGATAAAGCGGAAGGGAAAATGACGGTTCGTTTTAGCGAAAATGGGCAAGTTAATCAAAAAAATATTGAAATTAAAGCGAATTTAAATACCATTCAAGTACCTATTCCGTCAGATCGAGAAGTGACCTTACCTGCGAGTTATGATGTTGTACAAAATTTATATGCACATGGCGCGCAATATGACAAACTAGAAATGATTTTAATCGGTTATGGTTGGAAAAATATCCAAGATACAGGTGTCGTCGATTTGGAACCAAATTGGTACATTCAATACGATAATACATGGTATAGTTATGCACAGTTGTTAACGCATTTAGCAGAAAGCGGGGAGAAAAATGGATTTTAA